TCATATCGTGGATTTTCGGGGCATGAGCATTTTTACGCACATCTGCATCGGCGCCAACGACTTGCAGCGGGCGCAGCGTTTCTATGACGCGGTATTGACACCCCTGGGCATCCGCAATCTTGGCGCCTTCCTCGATCAGGGCGTGGGTTATGGCCACAAGCTGGCAGAACTGCTGATCCTGCGCCCGCTGGATGGTACGCCGGCCCAGGCGGGGAACGGCGGAACGGTCAGCTTCAAGGCGCCGGGGCGCGAAGCGGTGCGCGCATTTCATGCGGCGGGGCTGGCCGCAGGCGGCACCGACGCAGGCGAACCCGGCCCGCGCGGCGCGGTGGAACACGCCTATGGTGCCTATCTGCGCGATCCCGACGGGAACAAGATCTGCGCCTATTGCTTTGGCGCCAACGACTGAGCGGGAACGCTCAGCCCTTTACATGCGGCGCAAGGATCGGCTTGACCCGCAGCGCCGGGGGCACATTGTCCGCACCGATCTTGCGATCGATTTCCTCGTTGTACCAATAGATGAACTGTTCCTGGAAGCTGAGCACGACATCGGTGATGTCCCCTTGCTTGTAGGATCGCTGGATCGTGGGAAACAGCCCGATATCTTCTGCCAGAACGGTTTGCTGGTTTTCCAGCATGGTTTCCCAGAACTTGGTATCTTCGTCGTCGTCGCGCGGCCAGCCCATCAGCATGTTGGACATCACCATCTTGTCCGGTCCCTTGGGCCAGAAAGTCTGCCAGTTGAAGCCCACCGGATCGAGCGCGGTAAAGCTGTTGGGAAAACAGGGCAGCGCGAACACGTGGTCCCTGAAGCGTGTGGTGAAATCGTCGGGTGTGGCCTCATCATGGCCCGCGGAAAAGAACGACTGGCCGCCGCGCTTGCGTGTGACAAAGCGGGCATGGCCGCCTTCGAACAGCGAAATCGTGAAGCTTTTCGATTCAAGGTAGGGTGACAGCGTTTTGGCGTGCACCGTGTTCACGTGATAGATTTCGAGGAAATTATCGTACGCGGTCTTCCAGTTGCAGTCGATCTCCACGTCCAGAACGCGCTTCACCACCATGCCATCGATCGG
This genomic interval from Novosphingobium sp. CECT 9465 contains the following:
- a CDS encoding VOC family protein; amino-acid sequence: MSIFTHICIGANDLQRAQRFYDAVLTPLGIRNLGAFLDQGVGYGHKLAELLILRPLDGTPAQAGNGGTVSFKAPGREAVRAFHAAGLAAGGTDAGEPGPRGAVEHAYGAYLRDPDGNKICAYCFGAND
- a CDS encoding aromatic ring-hydroxylating dioxygenase subunit alpha; the protein is MDPKSLETMYAEVESEFQRSTYPEDFPALPDLAAARYFDPEFYRLEMEHVFRKTWLCVGHASQLPQKGSYRLFEQFDQSIILSRGTDDTIRAFKNACRHRGAALVTQPEGVAKRFICPYHAWGFSSEGELKSVPEAHNFACLNKADKPLLQVRCETWRGFIFINFDENAGPLAEFLGPLTTQIDDFPIDGMVVKRVLDVEIDCNWKTAYDNFLEIYHVNTVHAKTLSPYLESKSFTISLFEGGHARFVTRKRGGQSFFSAGHDEATPDDFTTRFRDHVFALPCFPNSFTALDPVGFNWQTFWPKGPDKMVMSNMLMGWPRDDDEDTKFWETMLENQQTVLAEDIGLFPTIQRSYKQGDITDVVLSFQEQFIYWYNEEIDRKIGADNVPPALRVKPILAPHVKG